One region of Chitinophaga varians genomic DNA includes:
- a CDS encoding SusD/RagB family nutrient-binding outer membrane lipoprotein codes for MKNVNKWGLGVAVAGMMLSACTKNFEDLNTNPQVSQDVPPEMLITQSEKGIVDRDFDWFYDAYTYQMKWMQFGVAAPGSSPTGLFSPTNTNDFYNAFYKGIGRNLVEMEAVVAKKSEAERAQYGNVLAIAKILKVYSAWRASDANGSIPYTNAFQSRSDANYTPTYDTQEKLFPIWDAELKAAVATLQSGLSGQASPGNAEIFYSGDITKWAKAGNVLRIKLAMRQLKRTPDKATAIITDAMAVKNGLFESNADEWKFISADQSFARAGNWAMDNNPLSASKNMLDYMYNNNDPRLGIFYEKNSYTKELVDSLVKGGVFPSMQYNERRYFGLPASPDRRSVKADSVIFNVKRYTMTFNGKEVTRTVDTVSAVQRRLFDLDAENGNNNGARYTQPILSYAEQCFMLAELAVRGIISGTAATYYANGVEASIKAYDDMAREAKIRDYAPLDAAAITKYIANDAIAFTGTNDVLLEKINIQNFLNLFKSPWEAWGAWKRTGIPKEGGILPFEPMQVAGQTVVIPRRWALPQPTIANQTNWRNAITEMQQTGEYGNADNDFTGRVWWDKK; via the coding sequence ATGAAAAATGTAAATAAATGGGGATTAGGCGTAGCAGTAGCTGGTATGATGCTGAGCGCCTGTACCAAAAACTTTGAAGATCTCAACACCAATCCGCAGGTAAGCCAGGACGTACCACCGGAAATGTTGATCACCCAGTCTGAAAAAGGTATTGTAGACCGTGACTTTGACTGGTTCTATGATGCATACACCTATCAGATGAAGTGGATGCAGTTTGGTGTGGCAGCTCCCGGATCTTCTCCCACCGGCCTTTTCAGCCCAACCAACACCAACGACTTCTACAATGCCTTCTATAAAGGCATTGGTCGTAACCTGGTGGAAATGGAAGCAGTAGTGGCCAAAAAATCGGAAGCAGAACGCGCACAGTATGGCAACGTACTGGCCATCGCCAAAATCCTGAAGGTGTACAGCGCCTGGAGAGCTTCCGATGCTAACGGTAGCATACCTTATACCAATGCATTCCAGTCCCGCTCTGATGCAAACTATACACCTACCTACGATACGCAGGAGAAACTGTTCCCTATCTGGGATGCTGAACTGAAAGCGGCGGTTGCTACCCTGCAGAGCGGCCTTTCCGGCCAGGCTTCTCCAGGTAACGCTGAAATCTTTTATTCAGGCGACATCACCAAATGGGCGAAAGCAGGTAACGTACTCCGTATCAAACTGGCTATGCGCCAGCTGAAAAGGACACCGGATAAAGCGACAGCTATCATTACAGACGCAATGGCCGTTAAAAATGGTCTCTTCGAAAGCAATGCAGATGAATGGAAATTCATCTCCGCTGATCAAAGCTTCGCCCGTGCCGGTAACTGGGCAATGGACAACAACCCATTGTCTGCCAGCAAAAACATGCTGGACTACATGTACAATAACAACGATCCCCGCCTGGGCATCTTCTATGAGAAAAACAGCTATACCAAAGAACTGGTGGACAGTCTCGTAAAAGGTGGCGTTTTCCCTTCCATGCAATATAACGAACGCCGTTATTTCGGTCTGCCTGCCAGCCCGGACAGAAGAAGCGTAAAAGCGGATTCTGTGATCTTTAACGTAAAACGTTATACGATGACCTTCAACGGCAAGGAAGTCACCCGCACCGTGGATACCGTGTCTGCTGTACAACGCCGTTTGTTTGACCTGGACGCCGAAAACGGCAACAATAACGGCGCCCGCTATACGCAGCCAATTTTGAGCTATGCTGAACAATGCTTCATGCTGGCTGAACTGGCAGTAAGAGGCATTATCTCCGGTACTGCCGCCACTTACTATGCCAATGGTGTAGAGGCTTCCATCAAAGCATACGATGACATGGCCCGCGAAGCTAAAATCCGCGACTATGCACCGCTGGACGCTGCTGCGATAACAAAATACATAGCGAACGATGCGATAGCCTTCACCGGTACCAACGATGTCCTCCTGGAAAAAATCAATATCCAGAACTTCCTCAACCTGTTCAAATCCCCCTGGGAAGCATGGGGCGCCTGGAAAAGGACAGGTATCCCGAAAGAGGGCGGTATCCTGCCGTTTGAACCAATGCAGGTGGCCGGCCAGACTGTCGTGATTCCTCGTCGCTGGGCCCTGCCACAGCCAACCATCGCTAACCAGACTAACTGGAGAAATGCTATCACCGAAATGCAGCAAACCGGTGAATACGGCAACGCCGACAACGATTTTACCGGCCGCGTATGGTGGGATAAAAAATAG
- the mutS gene encoding DNA mismatch repair protein MutS yields MAKSKSEETPLMLQHKAIKDKYPDAVLLFRVGDFYETFNEDAVIASRVLGIVLTKRANGSASYVDLAGFPHHSLDTYLHKLVKAGHRVAVCDQLEDPKTVKGIVKRGVTEMVTPGVAVNDKLLENASNNFLAAVHFDKNVTGVSFLDISTGEFIIAEGSIEYVDKLLQSFRPAEVVFARQQQKHFKATFGGRFYTYNLDEWIFTTQYAEDILLKHFGTHSLKGFGVEGMDAAIIAAGATMHYLKDTEHPHLQHITRMQRISQEDFLWMDRFTVRNLELLNSSVENGHTLLKVLDNTSTPMGARLLKRWLVFPLRDIARINERLDTVTFFIKETELAQKLIHHLKLTGDLERLVSKIPLRKINPREVMQLARSLEQVQAVQNLLFKSENDYLLRLNEKLDICAPILNRILNEVMENPPVLVNKGGVIRDGVNAELDELRAIATKGKDYLLQIQQKESEATGIPSLKIAFNNVFGYYLEVTNTHKNKVPDTWIRKQTLANAERYITPELKEYEEKIVGAEDKILALETRLFDELLAALQPFIEPVQQDAQVFAQLDCLLCFAHNALQYKYRRPVITDGYQLDIREGRHPVIEKGLPAGESYVANDIQLNKDDQQIIILTGPNMSGKSALLRQTALITLMAHMGSFVPATSAEIGLTDKIFTRVGASDNLSGGESTFMVEMNETASIINTITPRSLVILDEIGRGTSTYDGISIAWSIVEYLHDMTEHRPKTLFATHYHELNELENKHARVKNFHITNMESGNKIIFLRKLAPGGSRHSFGIHVARMAGMPPELINRANEVLANLEEKHIDTSLQKNIKNIATPTQKLQLNIFDAHSDTFQQIREKLGTVDINRLTPVEALLKLSEIKEMIN; encoded by the coding sequence ATGGCAAAAAGTAAATCAGAAGAAACGCCACTGATGCTACAGCATAAGGCTATCAAAGACAAATACCCGGATGCAGTACTTTTATTCCGCGTGGGCGACTTTTACGAGACCTTCAATGAAGACGCCGTGATCGCTTCCCGGGTACTGGGCATTGTGTTAACCAAAAGAGCCAATGGATCTGCTTCTTACGTTGACCTGGCAGGTTTTCCCCATCACTCGCTGGACACCTACCTGCACAAGCTGGTAAAAGCCGGGCACCGTGTGGCCGTCTGCGATCAGCTGGAAGACCCTAAAACCGTTAAAGGCATTGTAAAGCGCGGGGTGACCGAAATGGTGACGCCCGGCGTGGCCGTTAATGACAAACTTCTGGAAAATGCCAGCAACAACTTCCTGGCAGCCGTTCATTTCGATAAAAACGTGACCGGCGTTTCCTTCCTTGATATATCCACCGGCGAATTCATCATCGCCGAAGGCAGCATTGAATATGTGGACAAGCTCCTGCAGAGCTTCCGTCCGGCAGAAGTAGTGTTTGCCCGCCAGCAACAGAAACATTTCAAAGCCACCTTTGGCGGCCGTTTTTATACTTACAACCTCGACGAGTGGATCTTTACCACCCAATATGCAGAAGACATCCTGCTGAAACACTTTGGGACCCACTCCCTCAAAGGGTTTGGCGTGGAAGGTATGGATGCCGCCATCATAGCGGCTGGCGCTACCATGCACTACCTGAAAGACACTGAACACCCGCATCTGCAACATATCACCCGCATGCAGCGTATCAGCCAGGAAGATTTTCTCTGGATGGACCGCTTCACCGTTCGTAACCTGGAGCTGCTGAACAGCAGCGTGGAAAACGGTCATACCCTGCTCAAAGTACTGGACAATACTTCCACGCCGATGGGCGCCCGCCTGCTTAAACGCTGGCTGGTATTCCCACTGCGCGACATCGCCCGGATCAACGAGCGCCTGGACACCGTTACCTTTTTCATTAAAGAAACAGAACTGGCCCAGAAACTGATACATCACCTGAAACTGACCGGCGACCTGGAGAGACTGGTGTCCAAAATCCCGCTGCGTAAAATCAACCCACGGGAAGTGATGCAGCTGGCCCGTTCCCTCGAACAGGTACAGGCCGTACAAAACCTGCTGTTCAAAAGCGAAAACGACTACCTGTTACGCCTCAACGAAAAACTGGACATCTGTGCTCCCATTCTCAACAGGATACTGAACGAAGTAATGGAGAACCCGCCGGTGCTGGTCAACAAGGGCGGTGTAATCCGCGATGGCGTCAACGCGGAACTGGACGAGCTGCGTGCCATCGCCACGAAAGGCAAGGACTATCTCCTGCAGATTCAACAGAAAGAGTCGGAAGCCACCGGCATCCCATCCCTGAAGATAGCCTTTAACAATGTTTTCGGCTATTACCTGGAAGTGACCAACACTCATAAGAACAAAGTCCCTGATACCTGGATACGTAAACAAACGCTGGCCAACGCCGAACGTTATATTACCCCGGAACTGAAAGAATACGAAGAAAAGATCGTAGGCGCCGAAGACAAGATACTGGCACTGGAAACACGGCTGTTCGACGAACTGCTGGCTGCCCTGCAACCCTTTATTGAGCCGGTGCAGCAGGACGCGCAGGTGTTTGCGCAGCTCGACTGCCTGCTTTGTTTTGCCCACAATGCCCTGCAATACAAGTACCGCCGGCCGGTGATCACTGACGGTTATCAGCTCGATATCCGGGAAGGCCGCCACCCGGTGATAGAAAAAGGATTGCCCGCAGGTGAAAGTTATGTGGCCAATGACATCCAGCTCAACAAAGACGATCAGCAGATCATTATCCTGACCGGTCCCAACATGAGCGGTAAATCCGCCCTGCTGCGGCAAACCGCCCTGATCACCCTGATGGCGCACATGGGCAGCTTCGTGCCCGCTACCAGCGCCGAGATCGGGCTCACAGACAAAATATTTACGCGTGTAGGCGCTTCCGATAACCTGAGCGGCGGTGAATCCACCTTCATGGTAGAAATGAACGAAACCGCCAGTATCATCAACACCATCACGCCCCGCAGTCTGGTGATACTCGATGAAATTGGCCGTGGCACCAGCACCTATGACGGTATTTCCATCGCCTGGAGCATTGTGGAGTACCTGCATGACATGACAGAACATCGACCCAAAACATTGTTTGCCACGCACTATCACGAACTGAACGAGCTGGAAAATAAACATGCGCGGGTAAAAAACTTCCATATCACCAATATGGAGTCCGGCAATAAAATCATCTTCCTGCGCAAACTTGCGCCGGGAGGCAGCCGGCATAGCTTCGGTATACATGTGGCCCGCATGGCCGGCATGCCACCCGAACTGATAAACCGGGCCAATGAAGTACTGGCCAACCTGGAAGAAAAACATATCGACACTTCCTTACAGAAAAACATCAAAAACATTGCGACGCCTACCCAAAAGCTGCAACTCAATATTTTTGATGCGCACAGCGATACATTCCAGCAGATCAGGGAGAAACTGGGCACGGTGGACATCAACAGGCTTACACCGGTGGAAGCACTGCTGAAGCTGAGCGAGATTAAAGAGATGATCAATTAA
- a CDS encoding RNA methyltransferase, which produces MRKLSMDELGRKTVDEFKAADKTPVVLVLDNVRSMHNVGSVFRTADAFLLQGIVLCGYTPVPPHRDINKTALGATETVDWQYFPTTMEAVQALKNAGYLVFTIEQAAGSVMLDAFTPPADQPVALVFGNEVSGVDGEVMKVADGCIEIPQSGMKHSLNISVSTGIVVWDIFVKLKAAAGH; this is translated from the coding sequence ATGAGAAAACTTAGCATGGATGAACTGGGCCGTAAAACGGTGGACGAGTTCAAGGCGGCAGATAAAACACCGGTGGTACTGGTATTGGACAATGTACGGAGTATGCATAACGTGGGGTCAGTGTTCCGTACCGCTGATGCTTTCCTGTTACAGGGCATCGTGCTGTGTGGCTATACGCCCGTGCCTCCTCACCGGGACATCAACAAAACGGCGCTTGGTGCCACCGAGACGGTGGACTGGCAATATTTCCCAACTACCATGGAAGCGGTGCAGGCATTAAAAAATGCCGGTTACCTTGTTTTTACCATTGAACAGGCCGCCGGCAGCGTGATGCTCGATGCTTTTACCCCTCCCGCAGATCAGCCGGTGGCACTCGTGTTCGGCAATGAGGTGAGCGGGGTAGACGGTGAGGTGATGAAAGTGGCGGACGGCTGCATCGAAATACCCCAGTCAGGCATGAAACACTCCCTGAATATTTCTGTCAGCACCGGTATTGTAGTTTGGGATATCTTTGTAAAACTGAAGGCCGCCGCCGGCCATTGA
- a CDS encoding UbiA-like polyprenyltransferase, with product MITTINKYLSLVKFSHTIFAMPFALTGYFMATTKGGGSFSWATFGLVVLCMVFARSAAMAFNRWLDMDIDKLNPRTAKREIPAGVISPQNAMFFILINVMLFVLTTWFINRICFFLSPIALMVVLGYSYTKRFTALCHLVLGVGLSLAPIGAYLAVTGEFALLPVLVSVLVLCWVSGFDIIYSLQDEDFDKSQQLNSIPAWLGLSGALRFSELLHVIAAALVITIGIYGHYHWLFWIGAAVFIVMLISQHLLVKPNDLSRVNVMFMTTNGIASVVFAVFVIADMLLM from the coding sequence ATGATTACTACTATTAACAAGTATCTGTCGCTGGTAAAGTTCAGTCATACCATCTTTGCGATGCCGTTTGCACTGACAGGTTATTTTATGGCCACTACAAAAGGAGGGGGCAGTTTCAGCTGGGCTACCTTCGGGCTGGTGGTGCTGTGCATGGTATTTGCCCGCAGCGCCGCTATGGCGTTTAACCGCTGGCTGGACATGGACATTGATAAACTAAACCCGCGGACGGCCAAAAGGGAGATCCCGGCTGGTGTTATTTCCCCGCAAAATGCCATGTTCTTCATCCTGATCAACGTGATGTTGTTCGTGCTGACGACCTGGTTTATCAACCGCATTTGTTTTTTCCTGTCGCCCATTGCGCTGATGGTAGTGCTGGGATATAGCTATACCAAACGTTTTACGGCCCTGTGCCACCTGGTATTGGGCGTGGGCCTGTCGCTGGCGCCTATAGGAGCGTACCTGGCCGTGACCGGCGAGTTTGCCCTGCTGCCGGTGTTGGTGTCCGTACTGGTGCTGTGCTGGGTATCGGGCTTCGATATTATTTATTCCTTACAGGATGAGGATTTTGACAAATCCCAACAGCTGAATTCTATCCCCGCCTGGCTGGGCCTTTCCGGCGCCCTGCGTTTCTCAGAGCTGCTGCATGTGATAGCTGCCGCACTGGTGATCACCATCGGTATATATGGCCACTATCACTGGCTTTTCTGGATAGGCGCGGCCGTGTTCATTGTCATGCTGATATCCCAGCACCTGCTGGTAAAGCCCAATGACCTGAGCCGGGTGAACGTGATGTTTATGACCACCAACGGTATCGCCAGCGTGGTGTTTGCCGTTTTTGTCATCGCAGACATGCTGCTCATGTAG
- the ruvX gene encoding Holliday junction resolvase RuvX, translating to MARVMAIDYGKKRTGLAVTDPLQLIASGLTTIPTHELIPYLKKYFAAEEVEAIIIGEPKNLDGNATHATPLVEECVRILRKNFPQVPVKKVDERFTSKIAFQSMIDSGLKKKDRQNKGLVDEISATIILQEYLQNKI from the coding sequence ATGGCACGTGTAATGGCTATTGATTATGGGAAAAAGAGGACCGGACTGGCCGTAACAGACCCGTTGCAGCTGATTGCCAGCGGGCTTACCACCATTCCCACCCATGAACTGATTCCTTATCTGAAAAAATATTTCGCAGCGGAAGAAGTGGAGGCGATCATTATCGGTGAGCCTAAGAACCTGGATGGGAATGCCACGCATGCCACGCCGCTGGTGGAAGAGTGTGTCCGTATCCTCCGGAAGAACTTCCCGCAGGTGCCGGTAAAGAAGGTAGACGAACGTTTTACTTCTAAAATCGCCTTCCAGAGCATGATTGACAGCGGCCTGAAGAAAAAGGACCGTCAGAATAAAGGCCTGGTGGACGAAATCAGTGCCACCATCATTTTACAGGAATACCTGCAAAATAAAATTTAG
- the def gene encoding peptide deformylase: MILPIVAYGHPVLRKVAEDITPDYPQLKELIANMWETMYGSNGVGIAAPQVNKSIRLFVVDSKQIIDNLEDDEKNDYPGDEGVKEVFINAHIVETGGKEWAYNEGCLSIPKVREDVYRDETVTLSYVNENFEPQQKTFSGVTARVILHEYDHIDGKLFIDHLKPLKRRMLKSKLDDITKGKIRVDYKMTFPK; this comes from the coding sequence ATGATATTGCCAATTGTTGCATACGGGCATCCGGTACTGAGAAAAGTAGCAGAAGATATTACGCCCGATTATCCCCAGTTGAAGGAACTTATTGCCAATATGTGGGAAACAATGTACGGCTCCAACGGAGTAGGCATTGCGGCCCCTCAGGTAAACAAATCCATCCGTCTGTTTGTGGTAGACAGCAAACAGATCATCGATAACCTGGAAGACGATGAAAAAAACGATTATCCGGGAGATGAAGGTGTGAAGGAAGTGTTTATCAATGCGCACATCGTGGAAACCGGTGGCAAGGAGTGGGCTTACAACGAAGGATGCCTGAGCATTCCTAAAGTACGGGAAGACGTATACCGCGACGAGACCGTGACCCTTTCCTATGTGAATGAAAATTTTGAACCGCAGCAAAAAACCTTCAGTGGTGTTACGGCGCGCGTCATTCTGCATGAATATGACCACATCGACGGCAAGCTGTTCATCGATCATCTCAAGCCGCTGAAACGCAGGATGTTGAAAAGCAAACTGGATGATATCACCAAAGGAAAGATAAGGGTAGACTACAAAATGACCTTTCCTAAATAG
- a CDS encoding RNA polymerase sigma factor → MGTTLSYTEIELIQGLQARDEKLFSYLYDHYSPALYGVALKIVTDDASAGDVLQEVFIKIWKNIDRYDPSKGRLFTWMLNIARNTAIDSLRSKAHKLDQKVQDVTSANLMYEPQLAVHLSVDHLGLTKVIEGLPKDQRIIIDLAYFKGCTQEEIAKTLDIPLGTVKTRMRNAIMQLRILLKQL, encoded by the coding sequence TTGGGAACTACCTTATCATATACTGAAATAGAGCTCATTCAGGGACTGCAAGCCAGGGATGAAAAGTTATTCAGTTATTTATATGACCATTATTCCCCCGCGTTGTATGGGGTGGCACTCAAAATAGTTACGGATGATGCTTCCGCAGGAGATGTGCTCCAGGAAGTGTTCATTAAGATCTGGAAGAACATAGACCGATACGATCCCTCCAAAGGCCGCCTGTTTACCTGGATGCTCAACATTGCCAGGAATACCGCAATCGACAGTTTAAGGTCAAAAGCTCACAAACTTGATCAAAAAGTACAGGACGTAACCAGCGCTAATCTGATGTATGAGCCACAACTGGCCGTACACCTGTCTGTTGATCATCTTGGATTAACAAAAGTGATAGAAGGTCTTCCCAAAGATCAGCGTATTATTATTGATCTGGCTTATTTTAAAGGCTGCACACAGGAAGAAATTGCCAAAACCCTGGATATACCGCTGGGGACCGTGAAGACCAGAATGCGCAATGCGATTATGCAGTTGAGAATCCTATTAAAACAATTATAG
- a CDS encoding anti-sigma factor domain-containing protein — protein MDVQRYISSGILESYVFGLLPDAEQNEVETIVAQYPQVKAAVQELQLDRERFVQLYAMAPPAGIKDRLLDIIRDEETPEGNARLPEELRTPAPAATSRETPVKRINGRKSSAEKVWKYIAAAIILLFLGSVVLNFFFFSRSTDYKSRYQSLVAAKEKLDAQKESQSLTAHQELQKELDMLKDPAFKWIKLEGFGPTAGQVVTVCWNPVSRAVFLIAQALPMPPAGKQYQLWAIHNKKLVDAGVFQGGAQEAQKIQQMKPAEAAEGFAITLENEGGSTQPTMEQLQLSAKIRK, from the coding sequence GTGGATGTACAACGTTACATATCGTCCGGTATCCTGGAGAGTTATGTGTTTGGGCTGCTACCCGATGCAGAACAAAACGAGGTGGAAACGATCGTCGCACAATACCCTCAGGTAAAAGCCGCTGTCCAGGAATTGCAACTGGACAGGGAACGGTTTGTACAGCTGTATGCCATGGCACCGCCGGCAGGCATCAAAGACCGTTTGCTGGATATCATCAGGGACGAGGAAACGCCGGAAGGCAACGCCCGCCTGCCGGAAGAACTGCGTACGCCGGCCCCCGCCGCTACTTCCCGCGAAACACCGGTCAAACGTATCAACGGACGTAAATCTTCTGCTGAAAAAGTCTGGAAATACATAGCAGCGGCTATTATCCTCCTGTTCCTGGGAAGCGTTGTGCTCAACTTCTTTTTCTTCAGTCGCTCTACAGATTATAAAAGCCGCTATCAGTCGCTGGTAGCAGCCAAAGAAAAGCTGGACGCCCAAAAGGAAAGCCAGTCGCTTACTGCTCATCAGGAATTGCAGAAAGAGCTGGACATGCTCAAAGACCCGGCTTTCAAATGGATCAAGCTGGAAGGCTTTGGCCCTACTGCCGGACAGGTTGTGACGGTTTGCTGGAACCCCGTTTCCAGGGCCGTTTTCCTGATTGCACAGGCGTTGCCCATGCCGCCGGCGGGTAAACAATATCAATTGTGGGCCATCCATAATAAAAAACTCGTGGATGCCGGCGTATTCCAGGGCGGCGCACAGGAGGCGCAAAAAATCCAGCAAATGAAACCGGCGGAAGCCGCAGAAGGCTTTGCCATCACACTCGAGAACGAAGGCGGCAGCACGCAGCCAACCATGGAACAGCTACAGCTGTCTGCCAAAATCCGGAAATAG
- a CDS encoding RNA polymerase sigma factor, translating to MDYHVTYTEAELVQGLHARDQKIFSFLYDHYSPALYGVVVKVLNDHTQAIDVLQDVFLKIWRYADQYNEDKGRLFTWMLNIARNTAIDVLRSKAYKLEQKIQNITDDVHLNGGPLTVYQSIDHLGFSKVLDKLTKEQRTLIDLAYYKGCTQEEISRALDIPLGTVKTRLRNAIIQLRNILNK from the coding sequence TTGGATTATCACGTAACATACACAGAAGCAGAACTGGTACAGGGCCTTCACGCCCGTGACCAGAAAATATTCAGTTTCCTCTATGATCACTATTCGCCTGCTCTCTACGGCGTGGTCGTAAAGGTACTGAACGACCATACCCAGGCTATAGACGTACTGCAGGACGTATTCCTGAAGATATGGCGGTATGCGGACCAGTACAATGAAGACAAAGGGCGCCTGTTTACCTGGATGCTGAATATCGCCCGCAACACCGCCATTGATGTGCTTCGCTCCAAAGCATATAAACTGGAACAGAAAATCCAAAACATCACGGATGACGTACATCTAAACGGTGGCCCGTTAACCGTGTACCAGTCCATCGACCATCTCGGTTTCTCCAAAGTCCTGGACAAACTGACCAAAGAACAACGTACCCTTATCGATCTGGCTTACTACAAAGGCTGTACCCAGGAGGAAATTTCCAGGGCACTCGATATTCCTTTAGGTACGGTGAAAACCAGACTACGTAATGCCATCATCCAGCTAAGGAACATTTTGAACAAATAA
- a CDS encoding anti-sigma factor domain-containing protein: MDAQFIISSGLIELYTAGLTSEMESRELEAAMHQYPEVAAAVTTCQRNMEEYVKLQSVSPPESIKTRLLNLIHTDSLTPDTATTNAAIPQLTKTSPMEQTNVLSVPETKGVSWKWIAAAAAVLLIGSVILNFFYFNRWKEFREYKDKYQSLLLSQNSIISKTNEYKTRLEKLTESMEIMENPKVMKVAMPGTPAFPTAVATVFWNQDNKQVYLKVNNLPEPAADKQYQLWAIVDGKPVDMGVFEMGDTASLLQKMKITGKAQMFAVTLEKKGGAVSPTMEQMYVAGKIPG, from the coding sequence GTGGACGCCCAATTCATCATATCGTCCGGACTGATAGAATTGTATACTGCCGGCCTGACTTCCGAAATGGAAAGCCGGGAGCTGGAGGCTGCCATGCATCAATACCCCGAAGTAGCCGCTGCGGTAACTACCTGCCAGCGGAACATGGAAGAATATGTGAAGCTCCAGTCCGTATCCCCGCCTGAAAGCATCAAAACACGCCTCTTAAACCTCATTCATACAGATTCCCTTACACCGGATACAGCAACAACCAATGCTGCTATACCACAACTCACTAAAACCTCGCCCATGGAACAAACCAACGTCCTGTCCGTTCCGGAAACCAAAGGTGTTTCCTGGAAATGGATCGCTGCTGCAGCCGCCGTACTGCTCATTGGCAGCGTCATCCTCAACTTTTTTTATTTCAACCGATGGAAGGAATTCCGGGAGTACAAAGACAAATACCAGTCGCTGCTCCTGTCGCAAAACTCCATCATCTCCAAAACCAATGAGTACAAGACCAGACTGGAAAAACTCACTGAATCCATGGAAATCATGGAAAACCCGAAAGTCATGAAAGTGGCCATGCCTGGTACGCCTGCCTTCCCGACAGCCGTAGCGACGGTGTTCTGGAACCAGGATAACAAACAGGTATACCTGAAAGTCAACAACCTGCCAGAACCGGCCGCAGACAAACAATACCAGCTGTGGGCCATCGTGGATGGCAAACCGGTGGACATGGGCGTGTTTGAAATGGGCGATACCGCAAGCCTCCTGCAGAAAATGAAGATCACCGGCAAAGCACAAATGTTTGCCGTAACCCTGGAAAAGAAAGGTGGCGCCGTTTCTCCAACCATGGAGCAAATGTACGTGGCCGGAAAAATCCCGGGCTGA